A genome region from Candidatus Cloacimonadota bacterium includes the following:
- the rplP gene encoding 50S ribosomal protein L16, with translation MLAPKKVRHRKMMKGRRNGLAWSGSNIDFGDYGLIALEDAFISSRQIEAARIAITRHMKRVGKVWIRIFPDKPITSKPAETRMGKGKGAPEYWVAVVRPGRVLFELEGVDVKIAKEAMRLASHKLPIKTRVIAREGVEL, from the coding sequence ATGTTAGCACCAAAAAAAGTAAGACACCGCAAGATGATGAAGGGCCGCCGCAACGGGCTGGCCTGGAGCGGCAGCAACATCGACTTCGGCGACTACGGTTTGATCGCCCTGGAAGACGCCTTCATCAGCAGCCGCCAGATAGAGGCCGCGCGTATCGCCATCACCAGGCACATGAAGCGCGTAGGCAAAGTGTGGATCCGGATATTTCCGGACAAGCCGATCACCAGCAAACCGGCCGAAACCCGCATGGGCAAAGGCAAGGGCGCTCCCGAATACTGGGTGGCTGTGGTCCGCCCCGGCCGCGTCCTGTTCGAACTCGAAGGCGTGGACGTGAAGATCGCCAAGGAAGCCATGCGCCTTGCTTCGCACAAGCTTCCGATCAAGACCCGCGTGATCGCCCGCGAAGGAGTTGAATTATGA
- the rplN gene encoding 50S ribosomal protein L14: MIQAQTILNIADNSGAKKAMCIKVLGGTRRKYASVGDVIVVAIKSATPGGKVKKGSVERAVIVRTAKEIRRADGSYIRFADNAAVIIDEKHDPKGTRIFGPVARELRENHYMKIVSLAPEVL; this comes from the coding sequence ATGATTCAAGCCCAAACGATATTGAATATCGCCGATAACTCCGGTGCCAAAAAAGCCATGTGCATCAAAGTGCTCGGCGGCACCAGACGTAAATACGCCAGCGTTGGCGACGTCATAGTTGTTGCGATCAAGTCGGCCACCCCGGGTGGCAAAGTTAAAAAAGGCAGCGTGGAACGCGCCGTGATCGTTCGCACCGCGAAAGAGATCAGACGCGCGGACGGATCCTACATCCGTTTTGCCGACAACGCCGCCGTTATCATCGACGAAAAGCACGATCCCAAGGGGACGCGCATCTTCGGACCGGTGGCCCGCGAACTGCGCGAGAACCACTACATGAAGATCGTTTCGCTGGCCCCGGAAGTGCTGTAG
- the rpmC gene encoding 50S ribosomal protein L29 — translation MKIDEIREMTVTDLHNRLEELRVELFNLRFQKSKNLLDRTDRLRIVRKDIARINTVLKAKEVR, via the coding sequence ATGAAGATCGATGAGATCCGCGAAATGACGGTGACAGACCTTCACAACAGGCTCGAGGAACTGCGCGTGGAGCTTTTCAACCTGCGCTTTCAGAAATCCAAGAACCTGCTGGACCGGACGGATCGCCTGCGCATCGTGAGAAAAGACATCGCCCGCATCAATACAGTGCTCAAAGCAAAGGAAGTGAGGTGA
- the rpsC gene encoding 30S ribosomal protein S3, which produces MGQKIHPILYRLGVNKDTESIWFAQGATYVDFLQEDIQIRKYIHKRLDQKMVSRVQISRKTNSITIDIHTARPGLVIGKKGEDIDRLRNELNVLINKNRKNPITVSINIEQIDKMWLDSRLVGLEIARQLEERVAFRRAMKLAIRNVIKEGALGVKVQVSGRLGGAEIARTERYKQGRTPLHTLRADIDYATVEANTTYGVIGIKVWIYKGDILG; this is translated from the coding sequence TTGGGACAAAAGATACACCCCATTCTGTACCGCCTCGGTGTGAATAAAGACACCGAATCGATCTGGTTCGCCCAGGGTGCCACCTATGTGGATTTTCTCCAGGAAGACATCCAGATCCGCAAATACATCCACAAACGCCTGGACCAGAAGATGGTCTCCCGGGTGCAGATATCCCGCAAGACCAACTCGATCACCATCGACATCCACACCGCCCGCCCCGGCCTGGTCATCGGCAAAAAAGGCGAGGACATCGACCGCCTGCGCAACGAGCTGAACGTTCTGATCAACAAGAACCGCAAGAACCCGATCACGGTCTCCATCAACATCGAGCAGATCGACAAGATGTGGCTGGACTCGCGTTTGGTGGGTCTTGAGATCGCCCGTCAGCTGGAAGAGCGCGTCGCTTTCCGCCGGGCCATGAAGCTGGCCATCCGCAACGTGATCAAAGAAGGGGCCCTGGGCGTGAAAGTTCAGGTTTCCGGCCGCCTTGGCGGAGCTGAGATCGCGCGCACCGAGCGCTACAAACAGGGCCGCACCCCGCTGCACACCCTGCGTGCCGACATCGACTACGCCACCGTGGAAGCCAACACCACCTACGGCGTGATCGGCATCAAGGTGTGGATCTACAAGGGCGACATCCTGGGATAG
- the rplV gene encoding 50S ribosomal protein L22 yields the protein MEATAKLRFARGSARKARLVLDQIRYKSVPEAQGILQFSRRAAAKPIGKLLASAVANAQVKEPKLDLSRVYVTEAMADSGPQMKRYMPRSHGRAFMIRKQTCHIALEIKTIEE from the coding sequence ATGGAAGCAACAGCCAAACTCCGTTTTGCCCGCGGTTCCGCCCGCAAAGCCCGTCTGGTCCTGGATCAGATCCGCTACAAGAGCGTTCCCGAAGCTCAGGGCATCCTGCAATTCTCACGCCGGGCCGCAGCCAAGCCGATCGGCAAGCTGCTGGCCTCGGCAGTGGCCAACGCCCAGGTGAAGGAGCCCAAGCTCGACCTCAGCCGGGTCTACGTGACCGAGGCCATGGCCGATTCGGGCCCCCAGATGAAACGTTACATGCCCAGATCGCACGGGCGGGCCTTCATGATCCGCAAACAGACCTGCCACATCGCTCTGGAAATAAAGACAATAGAGGAATAG
- the rpsQ gene encoding 30S ribosomal protein S17, producing the protein MNVADTRKVIKQGVVVSDKNDKTIVVRVLRQYIHPLYKKTVRRHKKFMAHDENNEAHEGDTVQIVESRPMSARKRWALHKIVERSK; encoded by the coding sequence GTGAACGTGGCTGATACCCGTAAAGTGATCAAACAGGGTGTGGTGGTGAGCGACAAGAACGACAAGACCATCGTGGTCCGCGTTCTGCGCCAGTACATCCACCCGCTGTATAAAAAGACCGTGCGCCGGCATAAGAAATTCATGGCCCACGACGAGAACAACGAAGCTCATGAAGGCGACACGGTGCAGATCGTGGAATCGCGCCCCATGAGTGCCCGCAAACGCTGGGCCCTGCACAAGATCGTAGAGCGCAGCAAGTAA